Below is a genomic region from Raphanus sativus cultivar WK10039 chromosome 4, ASM80110v3, whole genome shotgun sequence.
ttGTTCCCCAGGAACAACAATTCTTGATGGAACATTTTCAGCGGGTATATATGATTTCGCACCCTTCTCGTATCTGTGAATGCATCTGGTAACTGGTTTGCCAATTTATGCAAATGCACAATTTTCTGAACTTCCAGCTCTCTTTGATTAGTAGGGAGATCAAGGTGTAACAACGACTGTGTACACCATGTAATCTCTTTAGGAATTTCTCTAATTTCTCCCCCTAATGCTGGAAATTCATCCTCATTAAAATGGAAATAGACAAATCTTGCCGTAAACATATCACCAGTCACCGGTTCCAGATATCTTATAATACTTGGTGACGTATAACccacatatattcccaatctacTTTGTGGTcccatttttgttctttgtggcGGAGCTATCGAAACATAGACCGCACACCCAAAGATATGGAGATGGGATACATCTGGCTCTAGCCCAGATGCCAATTGTGATGGGGAGTACTTATGCACTCGGTCTCAACCGAATCAGTGCAGCCGCATGCAATATAGCATGACCCCATATATAAATTGGGAGCTTTGTTCTCAAGACTAACGGTCTTGCAATCAACTACAACCGTTTTATCAACGACTCGGCCATGCCATTTTGTGTATGCACATGGGGAACTGGATGTTCCACATCAATCTCCATTGACATACAATAATCATCGAAGGCTTGCGATGTAAactcaccagcattatcaagcCTTACTTTCTTAATGGCATACTCTGAGAACTGCGTTCTCAACTTTATTATTTGGGCAATGAAATTTTCGAAAGCCGTATTTCGTGTTGTCAAAAGACACACACTTGACCATCTAGTAGATGCGTCAATCAATATCATGAAATACTTAAATGGCCCGCATGGTGGGTGAATCGGCCCACATATATCACCATGTATTCTTTCTAAAAACATTGCCTACTTTTGCTGGTGATGGCCGCGTTATAAACTTTCCTTGAGAACATGCATTACATGTAAACTCGTCCGTTTGCAAAACTTTTTCGTTTTTCAACGGATAGCCATTCGAGTTTTTCACTATCTTTCTCATCATTACTGAACCAGGATGTCCTACCCTTTCATGCCAGATTTTAAATGTATCAGTAAACTTCATGTTTACCATGGCATAGGACTCAGTCATGTTTGTTTTTGTACAATATAGTCCAGAGGATAACATTCTTAACTCTTCCAATACATGTTTCCCCTCGGACTTAATGCAAAGAAATTCAATGCCATCTTTACTCATAGTCTCAATATGATATCCATTCTTTCGGATATTCTTGAAACTTAACAAGTTTCTATGTGACTCGGGGGAATACAATGCATCACTTATTTCAAATATCGTTCCCCCTGGCATTGAAAATTTCGCTCTTCCAGAGCCCATAATAATCGTTGCATTACCAGATATTGTACTTACGCTTCCAGCGTAATCTTTCATTTTGAGACTAGAGAAATATTTCTTATCTTTAATTATCGTGTGCGTTGACGCACTATCCGCCAAGAAGATATCTCCATCCAAAGTCTCAAAGTCTGGCATTCTTTctgaatttaatatatttataaaacatatattattaaacataaaccATGAAACATAACATCTATCTTACAACAAAAGATAATGATACTATAATACAATAAACTTATATCACATCGATTTTATATCACACATCGATGTTTTCTGGCTCAACCAGAAAATTTGATACGTCGAGATGAGTATCATCATTTAAACCATGAAAGGATGGCCCGGGTTCATCAGAGATGAAATTCGTTTCACCTCCACTtttctctttttccttttaGGATTCTCTATACAGATCGGCTAAGTGTCTTGGCGTACGACAAGTACGTACCCAATGACCTTTCATGCCACATCTGTAGCAAACCTTTTCTGTTTGCCTTTTATCATCCCGGCTCATTTCATTCTCGTGGAagtcctttttatttttttcatcataCGGACGaaatcttcttcctcgtcctcttccACGACCATGATTTCGACCTCGACCACGTCCACGTCCTCGTCCTCTCCAATTATTATAACTGGATGATGCAACATTCACTTCGGGGAGTGGAGCAGATCCAGTGGGACGAGCCTGATGGTTTAACAACACGAGTTGATTATTTTGTTCCGCTACAAGGAAGATTCGCATCAACTCTGAGTAACGCTTAAATTCATTCACCCGGTACTGTTTCTGCATGACTACATTTTCAGGATGGAACGTGGAGAGAGTTTTCTCGATCATATCATAATCGCTTATTTTCTCTCCACATAACATCATCCCGAGGTAATTCCGAACATAGCGGAATTAAACTCACTTACACTTTTGTAGTCCTGGAACCGGAGATGGATCCACTCGTGTTTGGCTTTTGGTAAGATTACGTATTTCTGGTGATCCAACATCTCTTTAAGAGATTGCCAGAGGCCCCCAGGATCCTTTTTCGTAATATATTCGTCTCTTAAACCATCATGTATGTGGTGTCGTAAAAATATCATGACTTTAGTCTTTTTCTCACCCAACACCGTTTTAGTATTATCGATGGTTTCCAAAAGCCCGCTACCTCTTAGGTGCATTTTTGCACCTACTGCCCAggtcatataattattttccgTAATATCCAGGGCATTAATTTTGAGCTTTGTCAAATTCGTCATGATTACTGTATTCatacaataataatataaatatagacgGGAATTTAAATGCAGAGATTAAATGgataaaataaatgcaaaaattaaattgtGTAAACTTAAATTGCAGaaatttaaatagcataaataaaattggGGGCCCAGCACACCAAATGATCTGAAGAGTCATGGACTACCATATCGATCATTTTTCAAAGTCAGAAGATGCCAAGCCTACCATGTTGACTTTATTTTCAATATTCAGGAGGCCTAACCTACCATTTTGACGTTTTCTCTGATCGTGGAGGCCTAGCCTACTTTAACGATCAGTCGGAGAAGGCAACGCCTATCATCCCGGAAAATAAACGGAGAAGGCCTAGCCTCTTACTCcggaataataaataaaaatttaaataaattaaatatattgaaagacataaatttaaacatcaCCTTGTTTGCTTGCTTTAGGAACAGTCGGTATAAGAGAGTtcgtcgtgctgataacgtgttgagAATAAAAGTGATGAAAttgaatttattattatatatgtttggttGTAATAAAAACAAGGCAAAAAAGAGAGATGATGGAgacgtgagagagagagagagagagtatgagAGTAAAGTTATgtctttattattttcttcttgttgttaCAAAACAAAGAGAGAGGGAGCTATTTATAGTTCACAAAGTCGGTCATTTAGGGGAGCAAGAAAACAAAAGAGGAAGAGGTGACTGATGAGTCATGACAGAAATAAAGACATATGTCCCCATTAGATCAGATAGATGGCACCTGTCCCATACAGATGAATAGTCATCTTTTCTAAATGGGGTCCACCGTCATTTTAAATGGGATCCACCCTCAAAATAAAGGGATAAAGATGTGGTTCTCCAATGGTGACCctcaaatttttttcttaaaagtttatattttacactttagtcctcaatttaaataataattaactataaccattaaaatttaataaataaacaataagcacatattaatatatgatattgACATAATTAGTAAACAGATTTAATTATAACATCAAAATACttatgataaaaaataaaaagcataaaaaacataaaattacatataataaaacccaaacaattctaattacaatatatataaaacaaaactaataaaTACGATTATTTCCGTAATGCTCCCATATATGCttaatcaatgcatttttaagtGATAAATGAGCTtccttattatttatttgaagaTTACGTGCTAAAAAATTGTTGAAAACGCATGTCTTCATTTATGGCCATCTCAACGTTTATTGGCGGCGCCGGTCTTGCATCTCGAATCAGTGCGTTGATATCTCGTTCATCTTCAATTATCATGTTATGCATTATAATACATGAAGTCATTATATCATGCAATACCTCTTTTTCCAGTAACGTGAGGATCTTGCGACGATAGCGAATTTGGCTTGAAGAACTCCAAAAGCTCGTTCAACATCTTTCCGACATGATTCTTGTCTTGCTGCAAACAATTTTTTCTTTGGACCTTGGGGATCGCTTATTGTTTGAACAATTGTTGACCATTTAGGATATATACCATCGGCCAAATAATAATCCATGTTATATTCTTGACCTTGAATTGTGTAATTAGCTGGAGGAGCGATACCTTGAGCAAGCTTGGAAAATAAATTGGAGGAGTTTAGAACATTAATATCGTTGTTGCTTCCCGGCATTCCGAAAAAGGCATCCCATATCCATAGATCATAATCCGCAACCGCTTCGAGGATGATCGTAGGTGATCCGCTACGACCTGCAAATTGTCCTGTCCATGCCGTTGGACAGTTTTTCCACTTCCAATGCATGCAATCAAGACTGCCTAACATTCCAGGAAATCCGCGTTGTTGGCCAATACTGAGAAGTCTGGAAACGTCCTCTGGTGTCGGTGACCTGAGATACCACTCCGAAAAGATAGAAACAAGGGAAATTTGGAAATAAGGAACAAACTAACTATTGTATTGTCCCCTTAGAATTAAAACTGAAATCattgtccctatagtataaacATTAATGAAAATCCAGTTTAATCCTTTCTAATTAACtttaaatacaattaaaattaattataaagaaaaataataaaattaacaattaagatttaattataaaaaagtaaaaattataaaattattatttactatGACGATGGTTCACGGGCAGTGGCGGCCAGAGAACTAGTAGAGTGATGAGCTTCGGAGACGGAAGCCATGGCGCTCTGGGGCTACCATGTATATGAATACTGGGAACCGACGCTTACGAACCAACTCTGGTTCCTGATTTACCTTCCGACGTCTCGTTCATATCCCCCGGACACTACCACTCCCTCGCAGTTAACTCCAGCGGCGAGATTTGGGCTTGGGTCGCAAGGAGGAAAGCCAGCTCGATCGAATCGATGGAGATTCAGGGAGTGTGGCGAAGAGAGTGGAAGAAAGCTCGGAGAATGTGAGAGTCCGATCAGCGTTTGAGTCTGGAGTGGTTTCAATGGCAATAGAAGATGATGGATCTCTGTGGGTTTGGGGAAAATCGAAAAGGGGACAGCTTGGGCTTGGGGAAGGTATCGTTGAAGCTCTGGTTCCTTCAAAGATTGAAGCTTGAGGTCAAGAATACATCGTTAAGGTATCGTCAGGTTGGGTGCACAGTCTTGCTTTTACTGTTGATGGTAAAGTTTTTGGGTGGGGTTAGGAAGCTTGGTTGATGAACATGAACCGATGTTGCTGGAGGACGTTGAGGGTTGTGTTCTTCAAGCAGTTGCTGGCTTTGATCACAGCCTCATCTTAGTGTTTGATTGTCTAAATTAATGTTGCTAGCTTTGGTAAACTTTCACTTTAACCACTGGAAATCTTATTTGTCATAATTTTTTGTAAGAGCATAGAGTTGTCTGATGAATGTCTCACAGTTTCACTTAGATGTTTCATTACAAACACAGATAACCAGTCTTTGTTTGAATTATCTGATGAATGTCTCACAGTTTCACTCAGATATTTCATTACATTACCTTATTGGAAAAGAGCTTCTTAGAAAAACATTAAGCATTAATCCTTGAGATACAGTCATACAGACAACGTGAATCAGTTACTTGTAATCTTATTGACAGGTAAAAGTAATTCTCAGAGTAGAACGTGTTGTTCACATGTGCTATGTCTTTCCACTAGCTGAATGGCATTTGCGTCTTAGTTTGATAGATTTTTCTTCCACCTCAAGTAACCTACTACATATGTATGATTCCTGATGTGAAAAAATATCTAACAAAAATATGCTTACATTAATgaagaaaattcaaatttagaacattttaaaaaggaaataaaaagatttaataGATTTAGGGGATATTTGGTGACcgttttttcttaaattttcggattttatttacaaatctaGTAGAACTTACATTCTACTAAAGTTAGAAAACCGATAAAGTGGTAGATATGGAAATCTGAGATCgtagataaaagaaaaatgtgAAAAGAGTATGTTCTGCCAAGGTAGATATGAGAACATTTATTGTACCTTATAATCTACCAAATATACAGAAAATAGAAGGAAATGTAGATTTGTTTTTCTGCCTTAGTAGGTCGAAATGTTTTCGGTGTATTCTGCATTCTACCATGTGTAGATCATTGTTTTTAGGTAGACTGCATATTCTAAGTCGTCGTAGATGGTAGATTTGATATTCTAACACATTTAAcctattttaaaacttattattacaaatattttttaatccataaatatttttcatatatgcaCATGCttgattattttatgttttatatttttcttaattttttttgcattgtaaatatattgatatgaatttttatttacaagAAGGGTAGTGAAAGTCCAAAAGTgacaaaatttgattttgtactAAGGGGGCAAAAGTTTAGTTTATTTGTTCCATTTTCCTGAAATTCCCTAGAAACAATTGCACGACAAAATCTTTTCATGCATTCAATTGCTGTAGACTCTCCTATTTTGATGTATTCATCGGTCGCATCAGCAGGCATGCAATATGCCAAGCGGTTACTTTTGTAAAGTTGATAATCCAAGTCTACCAGATGCATCACGCTGTTGGTTGAAGTAGTTGTCATGTTGCTTGATGGCATCAACAAGGTGAAGAAATAACCTTTGTTTTATTCTAAATCAACGATGAAACTCTCTTTCGCCATACACAGGATTATCAGAAAAATAATCATTGTATAAATTACGATGAGCATTTTCTCTATCTCGAAAATAAACTGCATGACCGCTGATAGAACCACGGTAACTTACATGATTATTTTCCTTATTGAGTTGGTGAATAAGACGATTATTGTTGATAAACAAATTGACTGCAATTTGTTGCTCTCTCTCTATTTTCTCATTTTCATCAATAATCCATTGATCAAACTCAAATGCGtttgtaagaagaagaagaagaagaagaagaagaagaagaagaagaagaagaagaagaagaagaagaagaagaagaagaagaagaagaagaagaagaagaagaagaagaagaagaagaagaagaagaagaagaagaagaagaagaagaagaagaagaagaagaagaatttcgatattaaaattcatttttatttgaagttttgttGATATGTTCGTAGATGCAAATGcatgtatgtatatgtatatatatatatatatatataaatattactatGTATATCAACCATTAAATTGAAACTTTGTCATTTTCTTATCTAACTTTCAACCTCCAACCATATGTAATTGATCTACACCATTCAATAGGCAATTCAATAGATTTCTTGTTTTAAGTTGAAACTTtgtcattttcttttctaactTTCAACCTCCAACCATATTCAAATAGATTTCTTGTCTCATCAACCATTAAatgaaattttgtattttttctttctaacttccaaccatatttattttgtgtataaATAATAGGCTTTATCAAATgaaaaaatcacatttttatccATCCCACTCATTCATTTCTTTCTCTTGTttagaaaaatggaaaaaaatagaGGCACATCATTCAACCAACAAGAAGATGAGTTGTTATGTCATGTCTACTTAGAAATTTCACAAGATCTCATTGCTAGCAACAATCAAACTCTAAAGAAACTATgggaaaaaatagaaaaaacttacaatgagaaaaaaacagagagttGGGAAATTAGAAGTCAGAGGTCTTTAGAAGGTAGGATGGATACTATTTTGTATGCTGTTAGAAACTTGAAGAGCTGTGTGATCCAAGTGCAAAATATGCATCCAAGTGGTGCATCCGATCAAGACATTGTaagtataaattatattttagtattttttatatatctttattaGTGTTTATGTATCTGATCATATTCTTtaattccaaaaatatttgCAGATGGAAAAGGCAAAGAAATTATTTATACAAgacccaaaacaaaaaaaaaggttttaaatttGATCATGTGTGGTTTTTGATGAAAGATATTCCAAATTTCTCAGATAATGTCAATATCGGTATTCCGGATATTGAGAACGATATTGTCGGTTCTCCAGCATCACAATCTCTTGGAATTTCTTCAAATTCGTCACAACGTCCTATTAGATCAAAGAAAGCAAAACTTAAAAGGAAACTTCATGAAGGTAATACTTCATCTATGGATAGTGTGGTTTCAGCAAATGAACAAATCCTCAATTTCTTGAAAGAAAGTGCATCATCTAGAGAAAAAACTTATGAGATGGTTCAGTTACACATGCAAAATGAAGCAAAAAAATTACCTATAAAAGAAATGgagcaagaaaataaaattctgTTGAAAAATTTGAACTTCATCGTTGATATTAATACTCGCGAGTTTATCCGATCTGAACAAGCAAGAatcatacaaaaaaaagaactcagCATCAACAAACCGAAGAAAATGCTCCAAATTCATATCGAGAATATTTTGGTGATCTTGGAGGTTCAACAccaaatttctaaatatttgtattataatatatattttagtgtgtaatatttcagttttatgtaatttttattttgatgtaaaatattatgattgtattataattttatactagATCTTAACCCGCCCAACTGGGCGggtctttatttttatgatatatataagaTCTTGAAAAATAAAAGGTTAATGGGTACAATCTTTACTATTTTAGTTTATTGTGGTAAATAATATTAGAGGCTGATTCGCACATCCACATGGATATTGGGTTGGTTTTTGtctttatgatatatatatatatatatataaacatttcagAACTTTAAATTGGTTGAACGAAATTGTATTgcttattgtttattatttaaactttgtATTTAGTAATTGTACCACCAGAAGCAACAACCTTAAAGTGTTTAACGAATCTCCATTCACCAATTGAGAGATTTAATTTCAGGCGAAATATCAGATTTGTTTTGCAACTTGCGTGTATTTTGCCACCATAAACACACGAAATTAACTATGATCAAAATTTTACGAACAGATAAAACATATCTTGACAATTTAGTAAGATGATGACTTACTATTTCATCAGCAAGAACACATTCAAGAGTTTCCCCTCCAAAACTTGTGTTCGATGTCCATCAATGGAGTAGCTTCACGTGCACTCTCCAAGCATCTTTATGTGGTTTCACTTTGTGAACGTCGacataattttgaatttttccattgttttcttttgtgaagTCTGAATGTATGTGTAGAAAAGAAGCGTAAGAGGTGTATATATAAGGCGAGCAAGGTTGTTTtggaaaatgattttattaaaattaaatgctAAGATTTCGTACgatttaaacaataatatatgtGAGCATATTTAAGAATAATTATGAACAATAAAGATATGGCAATTTAGTAGTTATATAACCTTTATTCTAATTCGTGGGGATCAAGTTTGAGATTTTGATTTAAATGAGGAGATACCAcgtcaaatctttttaaaatttttgaacaaatatataaattagttaaaaattgctagatttaaatttatgtgaaaatatttaggaataattaatggtaactgAGTTGCTATTAATCTCTATTTTaggaataaatatgtatatacctttttgataaataattatgatgAATTTACAGTATTTACAA
It encodes:
- the LOC108850278 gene encoding uncharacterized protein LOC108850278, giving the protein MTTTSTNSVMHLVDLDYQLYKSNRLAYCMPADATDEYIKIGESTAIECMKRFCRAIVSSFSEWYLRSPTPEDVSRLLSIGQQRGFPGMLGSLDCMHWKWKNCPTAWTGQFAGRSGSPTIILEAVADYDLWIWDAFFGMPGSNNDINVLNSSNLFSKLAQGIAPPANYTIQGQEYNMDYYLADGIYPKWSTIVQTISDPQGPKKKLFAARQESCRKDVERAFGVLQAKFAIVARSSRYWKKRYCMI
- the LOC130511182 gene encoding uncharacterized protein LOC130511182, yielding MEKNRGTSFNQQEDELLCHVYLEISQDLIASNNQTLKKLWEKIEKTYNEKKTESWEIRSQRSLEGRMDTILYAVRNLKSCVIQVQNMHPSGASDQDIMEKIMSISVFRILRTILSVLQHHNLLEFLQIRHNVLLDQRKQNLKGNFMKVTPQA